The Quercus robur chromosome 7, dhQueRobu3.1, whole genome shotgun sequence genome has a segment encoding these proteins:
- the LOC126691247 gene encoding uncharacterized protein LOC126691247: MSVSWPPTKHGDRESKKAKKIATPILGFSNEDKVGTIQPHDDALVVTLRIGGYDVRRVLVDQGNAMEMMYPELYKGLNLKPEDLTAYDSPLVSFEGKTVTSRGQIRLPIQTGSDVVEVDFIVVNAYSPYTAIVARPWLHALGAVSSTLHQKVKYPSEGQVKEIIGDQTMARQCMVSAVSRQHNAEPSASTEGGL; this comes from the coding sequence ATGTCTGTGTCTTGGCCTCCCACTAAGCATGGCGATCGGGAGTCTAAAAAGGCTAAGAAGATAGCAACACCCATATTGGGTTTCTCGAATGAAGATAAGGTCGGAACCATCCAACCCCATGATGACGCTCTGGTCGTCACGCTCAGGATTGGAGGATATGATGTGAGAAGAGTGTTAGTAGATCAAGGCAACGCTATGGAAATGATGTACCCCGaactatacaaggggctgaacttaaAACCTGAGGACTTAACGGCATACGATTCCCCTCTGGTAAGCTTCGAAGGAAAGACAGTCACTTCGAGAGGCCAGATTAGACTGCCCATACAAACAGGTTCGgacgtggtggaggtggactttatTGTAGTCAatgcttattcaccctacacagcCATCGTAGCCAGGccttggcttcatgccctaGGGGCTGTATCTTCTACGCTGCACCAAAAAGTGAAGTACCCGTCAGAGGGCCAAGTTAAGGAGATTATAGGGGACCAGACCATGGCCAGGCAGTGCATGGTGTCTGCTGTTTCTCGCCAACATAACGCTGAGCCCTCGGCCTCTACTGAAGGTGGATTATAG
- the LOC126691248 gene encoding uncharacterized protein LOC126691248 gives MSKALGRISKSPFTCRIEGAELPRRFHQPTFTMYNGRTDPVEHVSQFNQRMAVHSKDEALMCKVFPSSLGPMAMRWFDGLRPNSIDSFKQLTQAFGSRFITSSWVPRPLDSLLSLSIREGETLKAYSDMYWEMYNEIEGNCDDVTISTFKSSLPTKHGLRKSLIGKPVTSLHQLMDRIDKYNRVEEDQQLGKGKAKVVPQQRRDCRSD, from the coding sequence atgagcaaggccctgggtCGAATCtccaaatcacccttcacaTGCAGGATAGAAGGGGCTGAACTTCCTCGACGATTCCATCAACCTACTTTCACTATGTACAACGGTCGAACAGATCCCgtagagcacgtgagccagttcaaccaaaggatggctgTCCATTCCAAAGACGAAGCTCTGATGTGCAAAGTGTTTCCATCCAGCCTAGGACcgatggcgatgaggtggtttgatggcctTAGGCCAAACTCCATAGACTCTTTTAAGCAACTGACTCAGGCCTTTGGCTCACGCTTCATCACGAGCAGCTGGGTACCTCGGCCTTTGGATTCCCTCTTGTCTTTATCCATACGAGAGGGAGAGACCTTAAAGGCCTACTCAGATATGTACTGGGAGATGTACAATGAGATAGAGGGCAATTGTGATGATGTCACCATCAGTACCTTCAAAAGCAGCCTTCCAACTAAGCACGGTTTAAGAAAATCTCTAATAGGGAAGCCTGTTACCAGCCTACAtcaactcatggacagaatcGACAAGTATAACAGGGTTGAAGAGGACCAGCAGTTGGGTAAGGGtaaagcgaaggttgtccctcagcAGAGGAGGGATTGCAGGTCAGACTga